AAAATATTATTTTATACTTCTCCCAGGAGGCTGAAGGAGATGAAGATGACTCGGATCGAGAAGATCAAGGGAATGCTGCTGTCAAGGTTATGTGCCGCTTATGCTTCTCTGGAGAAAACGAGGGCAGCTCAAAAGCTGCCAAAATGGTTCCATGCAAACTCTGCAACAAGAAGTATCATAAGAAGTGTGTGAAAAATTGGGGTGAACATAGAGGTAATTTAAAAAATTATTCCCTGCGTGCGTCTTAAAAACATTGTCTTCTGTATCCTTTGATGATATCCATTCCATCTAGATCTCTTCCACTGGAGCTCGTGGATCtgttcatcttgccgcagctgtgaGGTTGGTTGTCTATAACATCATTATCCTTACCTTGTACATGTGTATTTCCCAATCAGAGTTTTTGTGACACCAGAAGTATTTAAGGGTGTGTTTGATTGAAGGGATTGAGTGGTTGTGGGTATCTCCAACCACCTGGTTAGGGATAGCCACTTTTTTTGTTTGGTTGAGTAGAATGCACAAGTGGTTGAAGATAACCACTGCATGTTTGGTTTGAGGGATGAACGGACGAGTGGTGGTCTGGTGGATAAGAGTTCGAGTAACCTTCTATTGAGGTGGTGAGATTACCTCGTAATTACAACATAAAATTACATGTTGCTTATTACATGGTGCACGTCCATCAATGCAACTAGATATCCAATTATGCCTACTCAAGAAATGTAATCCAAGTCAAGACCGAGCATAATGTGTATGTATATGTGGACATGGGAACAAATCAACAGTTGAATGAAGTTGGGGCAAAAGTTTGCGAGAAACACGATCGTGGTATCTCTAAGTTTCAGATTACAAACACTAATTTAACTAAGTATGCAATCATTAAAAACTGTATATACAGAACAGAATACTTCACGGTTCATATTTACAGCCTACTCATGTTCGTTGGGGTTGGCAGTTGCCTCAAAAGCAATTATGCAACAGAGGAAGACAAATTCAATGGGAGGAGGTAACAGACAGAGGTTAGAGGGACTGCCGCTGTGTGCCATGCGCCCTCATGCCGCCGGACACGAGCTCACTCAGCGAGCACCTACAAGGCTCTACATTGAGCCGGCGCCCCACCCCAGGGCAGCGCAGATGCATCATCAGGCTGGCTCCGCCTTTGGTCTTCCTCGCCGTGCTCTTTGGTCGGCCTGCGGCATGGATGACTCCGCCGCCCTGCGTGCCCTTGTCGGCCCCGCCACCGTGCCATGGCTGGCTTCACTGCCTCGCGCCTTGGCCGGCCCTGCCGCCCAGCACCATCAGGATCTGCCGCCCCAAGCCCTGGAGGCAGCCACCACCCTCGCCTTTGATGTGCCACGGTCTCGCGCAATCTGGGCAGCTGACTAAGTCAAGCGAAGAGGCCATATAGCGGAAGAGAGGTGACAGAAGAGAAGAAAACGTTTCGCGGTGAAGCTAGCGATGCACGCGGGTGCTTGGCTATGTCCACGAGATTTTCGCGGACGCGCTCAGCCTTGTTTTGATAGCATACGGGGAATCTTGGCTCTACCCATATCCCTGGCCATCCCTTCTCTCTGTTGAACCAAACACCTGATAACCACCTAAAAAGTGGCTATTCCTGGCCATCCGGGGATAGCCACTGAACCAAACGCACCCTAACAGTTCTCTAGTACTATTAATTTTGGCTTCCGTATGCTGGTACATGACTAGAGTTTAAATCCTTTTTGAGTTGGTGCAGTTTATGAAAATTGTAGCATACATTTTGCATTATCTAAGAGCTCTAATATTTGTATATGCATCAACTGTTATTGTGGTGGCCATTACCTTCCAAATCAGCAAATACTTACGTTTGATCATAATTAATTTTGAAGTTCTCCTCCATGTTCCTATATGAGCAGTTGtagagtactccctctgtcccatattaattgtcgctgaaaCGGATGTATCTTgacgtatttcagtgctagatacatctgtttgagcgacaattaatgtgggacggagggagtagcatcttTGCACCGTGTAGAACGTTTGTTATGCCTTAGTTACCGCCAGCTTTCTTGGTAAAGAGGGAAATGAACCCAGATTCTTTGCCTAATTCTGTGTAAATAAACACGTATTTAGGTGTGTCGGCGGCCTGGTGATCCCAATAAGTTAATGTTCTGTAAAAGGTGTGATGGAGCCTATCACTGTTACTGTCAGCAACCCTCACACAAGGTACACCTATTGTGCACCTTCCTCATTCTGCTTTCTACAAATTGAATATGTGGGGCTCGTCACTTAACAGTGAACTTTACAACGTTGCAGAATGTTACTCATGGACCATATTTATGTCCAAAACACACAAGGTGTCACAGCTGTGGATCTGGTGTACCTGGGAGTGGCCATAGCACAAGGTACTTAAACCACTAATGCGGATGAATGATATTGTTCTGAAATTTACTTAAGATCTTTTTATCACGTATTTGCCACTTTATGTGTCGTGCTTATATACGTTATTGCGAGTTTTGGTGCGCAGGTGGTTTTTGGGGTACACATGCTGTGATGCTTGTGGGCGGTTGTTTGTGAAAGGAAACTACTGTCCAGTTTGCTTGAAGGTACCTCCTTCCCTTTTACTCTCTCTTGGCATGACTACTGTCCTTCTACACAGAACGATTTTATCATGTGCCCTGTTAAATTTCAGGGTATTAGAAAATGTTTTGTTTCTCTCCAGCTGCTCTTTCTCTTCTAATATAGTGACCATATGCTATGCGTGATGCCTTAAAATGAGGATCCTGTTTGTCTATAGCTGAAAGTTTCTTATTGAGACTTTTTTTCTTAAGTTTAAAATGTACTAAGCAATGTTGGGTCATATACACCATAATGTGTTGCGGAGTTTTTCCATGCTAACTTCCGCTGAGATACCTTTTCTGTTGCTTGGTTCACCCCTTTTCAGGTTTATAGAGATTCTGAAGTGATACCTATGGTTTGCTGCGACGTTTGTGAAAAGTGGGTACATATTGAATGTGATGGCATCAGGTCTTTCTGAACGTCAACCCCTCATTTTGTTTAAATTAACCCACTCGTATTTGTTGCCTTCTCTGAATCTAGTGTTTAGTGCCTTGATACTTCAAGATTTTCACTTCTGTGGTGTACTACGCTTTACTGACTTTCCATATAATTATGCAGCGAGGAAAAGTACCAGCAGTTCCAAGCTGACCAAAATCTCCAGTATACATGCGCATCATGCCGTGGTGAATGCTCCCAGGTAATATATAATTCTTTCATGGTTTCTCATCGCTGTATtacactccctccattccaaaataagtgttgctGATTTAGTACTAAATTAGTATAAAATTTGTACcaaatcagcgacacttattttgggacggagggaatactctgTTATCTTACGCGCCTTTTGCTCTCTTCAGATCAGGGATGCAGAAGATGCAGTTAGGGAGCTTTGGAAGAGGAGGAACATTGTTGATCATGATCTTATGGTTAGTTTAAGGGCTGCTGCTGGACTGCCTTCTTTAGAAGATGTGACACCTTGTCCAAACTCGGACGATGAAAGACTCGGTGCATTAGTATTGAAAAATGATGGTAGAAACACACTAAAATTCTCTTTCAAAAGTAACAGCAGTAAGCCTCCATTAGATCAATCTGAACAAGAAAAGAATGTTCCTAAGAACTCAGGGACGAATAAGAAGCATTCCAAGAAAAAAGGCAATCAAGGTAATAAGTCAGTTGCTGATCCGAATGAGATATTTCTTGAGAGAAGGCATGAAGTCAAATCAATGAGTAGTCACTTGGGAGATCATACTGTAGATGTTAATCATGACAGGAATTCTTTCAAGAATAATGAGAATGTGTTTGTTTTATCTTCAACTCGAAGTTCAGAGAAGGATCTGAAATCCACATCTGCGAAAGCTGCAACAAACAGTGCAGATATGATACCAAAAGTCAAAATCAAAGGCAGTAAGGTGCCGAGCCTGCATTTCAAAGATATAGGTGAGGAAAATAATGCCAAGGGTGACACAGGGAAAGGTACCAAGTTGGTTATTCATCTTGGAACCCGTCACAAAAGTAAAAGTGGCTCTCCTAAGTCTGAAATGTCCAATTCTCATAAAGAGCAAGAGCTTGCTTTGATGCATGGTACGTgccttattttgttttgctttgccatTTATCTTTTTAGTTTGCTTGATATATTGTATCTGGCATGTATGTACAAACTTCTGTGCTAGTAACTACTAGTAATTTACTAATTTGAGACGTTACTAAAGGTCTCCTATAGACAGCTATGAAATTATAGCTATTTTGTGGGCATTTGTCCTCATAAACTTTCAATTGACATATGTTGCCATATTGGCATAATTTTAAGAACTGGACTTGTGACCAAACAAGTCAGGATGCTGGTTCATCCAGTTTGATATTCGGACCATTATATACTCAAAAATGTTCCAAATACTGGCCAGTTAATCGGCATCTCGGTCAGTTAATCGCTACTCGGTGTGTTACCGAATAGCTGATTAGCTGATATATTGGCCGATTGACTGGCCAATTCGTCTATTTATCATAGTTCAAAAAGCGCTGTTAGGCGCTCGCCTAAGCGTGCTTAAGCGGTGGGTGTTGGCATAACGCCTCGCTTTGGCCCTAAGCGCTCAAAAAGGCGGCTGGCGAGAAATCAGCCTTCTCCGTCGAGGAATTGTGTTTCTCAGGCGAGAGATCAATCTCCCTGGCGAGGATTTGACCTCCCTAGGATTTGACCACTCCGACGACAAATCGATCTATTCCGGCAACGGGTTGAGATTCTCTGTCGAGAAATCGAGCTTTGCTGGCTTGTTGCCATGGGTGcagcaagggagaggaagaggtagAGAGGCGGCATGAGGAGGATCCCTAACATTTTTGTTGACTGTGCACACACAGGAGGTTTTAATAAGAGAAGAATAAGGATAGATGGGCTGGTGCTTTAATGGGCTAGGTCACCTCATCTTGCTTATTTCTTCACACTAGCGATCGTGTACGGAACTCCTAATCGCGCCTAAGCAGCGCATAAGCTATCAAGGCGCAAATAGGTGGTCAAACGCATAATTTACACCTAGTGCTTTTTTGAACTTTGCTATTTATCCCTACTCAACACCTGACCGATATGGTACTAGTTACCGGTATCCTGAACATTATAGTATATATAGTAGAAAAAGGCAAAATAGAATTTCTTCTATTGAACAATAGCTGACCTGAGGCGAGTTGGTTATCATATGCCATGGTTGGGCTTCGGCCTACTGCCTAGGTGACCCGGGTTCGGATCATCCAGCACGGATTACATTTTTCTCGCCTCCACCCGTTCCGCTGCCTGGTTTGCACAAAGATACCCGGTCGACCGCTTTTCACCAGTCCGGTGGCTGGGACGGTGTTAtgacgctgctagaaggagggcgcgagagggccggccgggggccttttgcccacggccaggcaagagggaagggatttccttcttaattcttgcttgattagattgatacatctcctctccttatatagagaggtttacttgactcccaagcaaggcttacttgacccctaagcaagcgacccttatctctaattaaccctaagactaacgggctataccgtcagcccaggcccattacgtactctaacactacaccccacctggacatgcagcttgtcctcgagcacaaacctaacacctaaaaacaagccttttacatctcggcttgtgttATTACTCTCAAACTGAAATAgactgggacgctttattttggacgtgcacgtgtacagccagCTGGATCCATGGACACCAcgtggacaaaaggagtgcatgtgtatggctgttggtctgcactacatagggaagagtggagggcttgcgatggagaatgtcgaggaggggtgcgcccccccaaccgccgatatcgcagactttgaggtcgctgcccaCGGGGAAACCAGCATGCCCGccgcccgtgggggaaaccgcatgcccaagatccccgacgcagcggacgagatcgaggtcgcagcgaagggcaacttggaggagcggcaactgcagaccacgcatctcccgcacacgccgacgcgctaggaggccgcgcgcagcagcctgcagcctcaccgccgccgacacgtggcgggtagcgatccaagacggaagcggtgacTGCGCCGGTGgggacttgatctgctggatgtggACGCCCTGGGATGGCGGCGGCGCTGATGGGAACAAGGTCGTTGCAGTCCCGTcgtagggcatcccatactgggcggcagagctgaccggcggtggctgctgcggcaaagcgccgggcgcggcggaggccgctaggagcggcggctgccactgcagccagggctgggcggtggtggcgatggatggcagctgcagtgGCCCGGCaaaggccgcctggtgcggcggcagccacggcggcgcgggggcggcgatgggcggcgcagCCGGGGGCAGCCcgtaggacccggccaagaacatgtggatctcctggaccgcctgggTTAGGTCCTGCAGCACCCCGAACACCTCCTCCGGGGTGAggacggcgggggcgggggcgggcgcgacggaggatcccgacgcgggcaggagcggggcgacagtcgtggtggtcgccggaggcgacgaggtgaccggcagcggaagagacgggcttggcggcggtgaagacatgatcgaaccgaagctagctgataccaaattgttatgacgctgctagaaggagggcgcgagagggccggccgggggccttttgcccacggccaggcaagagggaagggatttccttcttaattcttgcttgattagattgatacatctcctctccttatatagagaggtttacttgactgccaagcaaggcttacttgacccctaagcaagcgacccttatctctaattaaccctaagactaacgggctgtACCGTCAGCCCAGGCCTATTACGTACTCTAACAGACGGTCTGTGGAGCTTAAGAAACAGCTAAGGTCACCTGTTCTGTCTTCTTCTGGTCCAACCGGCTATCCGGTCCTGTTTTTACTACTAGACATATTGCCTGATTTGGTAATATTGAATTGCTTAGTACTCCTTAAGAATATGTAGGGTGTATCCACCATTCTCCAATTTGTAAGGCTTATTAGTTATTTTGCCACCTTAGTTCTGAAAATACCCTCTGCTCAGCCTTCTGAGATTTCTTTCCCGTGCATGCATGGCTCACACTTGTTTCCATAAAATTTGGATCAGAACCTCCGTAATGTGATCCACCCTTAAAAGAGAATTTGCGGTTTGCCAGTGGAGATTGAGTTGTATGCATTTCTTGATATGGTGATCTGTCGAGCGGAGATTGAGGAGATGAACCGGCTATTTTTGGTGTGTTAATAACTATGACATCACACGATTTGGAATGAGATGATTACACTGGGGCAATACATTCCACAAATTTGTTATGACTCCTTGTTATTCTTGCAAAACTTATACGTCCAACATATTGGGGAGGGAGTACTCATTCTGGTTCCCAAAAAAGCTTAATTGGAAATCATATGATATATATTAGCTGTTCTGTTAAAAACAGTTAGCTGTTTGCTCATTCCAACCTAGGTATCTGATTGGGTTCTTAGGCAGGGTTTGTCCAGTGCTTCAGTGTTCATATCCTTACCTGTATGTGCACTCCAAATACCCATATTATCCACCCCTGAGATGGCAGTTCCAGAAAGACATTGCCAAACCTATGGTTCATATACTGCAATCTAATTCGCAGTGCTGACATTCTTGTAACCTCGTTATCATCCCCTGATAATTTTCCCATCTTATTGTCCGAGCAGTTGCATTGTTGGTATTGATATGTCATgctacctctgttccaaaatagatgatgtCCTATAAAGCATGCAGTCAACGTTCTCTAACTTTGACTATTGGTTTAAAGAAAATAATACCATTATATATTCCATTAAACTTCATAATTCTGCAaccttttattttatttccttacatTTGTATGAAAGAATGACGGTCAAagttgaaggggagccttggcgcagtggtaaagctgctgccttgtgaccatgaggtcacgggttcaagtcctggaaacagcctcttacagaaatgtagggaaaggctgcgtactatagacccaaagtggtcggacccttccccgaccctgcgcaagcgggagctacatgcaccgggctgcccttaatGACGGTCAAAGTTGTGTGTTGGAGGCTCTGTGCATAAACGTCTGTATTTTAGAACGGAGGTAGATTTTTATTTATTAGCTTCCCTTGTTTTGCAATGTTAGATGCTTAAGCTGTTGCTTGATTTTTGCTGTTGCAAGTTTTCTCTTAATTTACTTCAGATTTCTTCCCTTGATTCTGTGTTCAAGATTGAAGTGGCTTAATCACCTTTTGCTATATATTTCAGGAGGGAAAATTGATGTAACAAGCCACTTCAAAAGCTCGAAGAGTAGTAAAAAGGAAAAAAGTGTAATGAAACTAGTTGGAGAGACAGGAGTACAGCAAAGAAGTAGCCTTTTGGGAGATCTGGGCACCTCCAAAAAGCATGCAACTGGAAAAAGGAGCAGTGCTCTAATTTCTGGGATGGAAAATGCAAGTGAAAGTGGAACAAGAAGCAGATCATTTGGACATAGGCAATCTATTCCCAGTCAGCTGACAGAGAGCCAGGGCACTGCTTCAGTTCCTGTCAACAACTCTCCTGACAGCTTAAAGCCCTCGTTGCTTAAACTCAAATTTAAGCGTCCACATTTGGAGCAGCCAAGTGCCCAGGTTTCCCAACCAGAGGAGCCGGCCACCTGGGCTTCTCAGCAAGAGGACTTAAATGTTGCTAAAGGCCAGAGATCAAAGAGGAAAAGACCTTCGACAGACAAGATGGATGGCTCAGAGGGCAGTACTCCATCCAAGAGGCATGGGCAGAGCACAGGGGACGAAGCAATGGATGCGACCTGGATACTGCGCAAGTTGGGCAATGATGCAATTGGGAAGAGGATTGAGATCCAATTAGCTTCTGATGGCAAATGGTGAGCTCCCTCTTGCCTAAATTCTTGTTATCTTTTATGTTTGTTGTATTGTGCTGGTTAAATATTTGTCTTATGTTTTgagttactccctctgtaaactactccctccgttcctaaatatttgtctttctagagatttcaatcagtgactacatacggagcaaaatgagtgaatctacactctaaaatatgtctatatacatccgtatgtggtagtccatttaaaatctctaaaaagataaatatttaggaacggagggagtaatataagagtgatctaaacgctcttatattagtttacagagggagtatttgttaaTGTTGTTCATAGCATATCTACTGAAACTCAGGTACTTTGCCATCAGAAATGGGTTTGGTCTGGGGATCTATATAATCCAAGTAATCTGAGTTCGCTATTGATCTTTACCATAGTCTTTTATCTGCTCTTGCATTGCATGGTAGTATTGCCCAGCATCAATCTTTTGAGTATTTTTGCTGGGCAGCAAAAAGGGGTGATTTGGTGTTGTGAATCTTAGTATTGTCTCCCGCGCTTTGTCAGTCCTTTTGTTTGTTGTTGAATTAGCAACAGGTACTAAATGTCATTCTTTTTGACAGGCATCAAGGTGTGGTATCTAATGTCATCAGCGGCATGCTTTGTGTTCAGTTAGATAATGGTAGCTCTGAGAACTTAGAGCTGGGAAAGCAGGCGGTTCGATTGATAGCTCAAAGATCGAAGGGCGGAAAGAGATGAAACCTTTCTCCATCTACTCGTCACTTCCCGGTAGTGCGGCGGGCGGAGTTCACCCGGCAGCTGCTGCTCATGTGGTGGCTCCTCCACATACTGCCGCTGACTGGACGAGTTACAGTGCGCAACCTTGCGCCGGTTACGTCATCAGTCTAGCGTAACAGACTTGTTTTCCATGCTGTTTGAAGCTCATTTGCTTCCATTGAATTCGTTAGTGTAGCAACTGGGAGAGTAGTTCGTTTTCCATGGATGTAAAAGACGCGGTTAGCGTGCTGTTGTGATGGTCTTGTACATGTGGATGTTGAATGAGGAGTTCGAATGAGTTTTTCCTTACATTTTTCCTTGTTTACTGATGGGTTTTCcatggttcttgcctgttttggctGAGATGCATCGGGGCATGACTAGTATAGAATCTGAGCCTAGGGTGCTAAAATAGAAAAAATGGATATGTACCATCGGATGGGAAATTGATGGCCCAGATTTGGGTGGGTCGCTGTGTGCGCAGAATTTACAAGAAAGTCCCTTCCTGCAAGCTATTTCGGTCCCCATGCCCTCGTCGTTCAAACCCAAATCCAGAGAGCTAGATACAGCGCACGAACCAAAATCTCCCCGACGGAGGCCGCCGCCGCATCCCAGATCTCTCCTCCAAGCTGAGCGAGTACGCCCGGTAGAGGCGGCACAGATCCCTCTTCGATGTTGTTCCAACTCTTGACGGCTCCCTGCCGTTGTGTGGGTGGCGTGGCGTCCCGGTTTGAGGCGGACCAGATCGGAGCTCGTCGGCAACCTCCGCCCCGCTGCTCGTCGCAGCCTCCCTTCTGAAGCTCCGGTAGCGTTGGCTTCGTCGCTTCCTCATGCTCCAGTATTAGCTCGCATCCTCCTCCCTCTCATCGCCGGCAAGCCGGTGGTGGTCTCCTCGGCTCCTTCACAACCGGCCCGCGCGACGAGGTGGTTCACCTTTAAATAGGTGTCAACTTTTGTTTGCTAGTAAATTTGTGCTATATCCCAATTTTATTATCATGTAGATTTGTACTGCATCTCTCTAGTTCTATTTTCTTGTTCATCTCGAGTGAATGATGCAGTTTAACAACTCCGATTTGATGGTGCATTGCTACTGTTCTAGGTGTTTTGGTACTCTCGTTGAACATTTTGTTTCACTGATTAGTATTCCGGAGGATCAAGTTGGAAGGTTGAGGATGGTAGATAATCGCACCGGCGTGAACTTCAGGAAAATTCAGTAAAAAGATTAGTACCTGCAGTTCTTATACAGAGTCAATAGCTTGAAAAGCTGGAAAGAAATTAAATTGATTCTGCTAGGCAAAAAAAATGATATTGGTCCATTTGTCAGCATATCAAAATTTTGATTCACGTATACATGATTCACCGCTGAAAATTGATCCATTTAAACAGGGAATAGTAAGAAGTGTCCCAGTGTATATGAATTATGATTCCCAAAGATGGTGGCATCGTGGGTCAACAATTTATGCATACAGGGCCAACAATTGGAAGTGTCCTAGTATACATTCAAATATAAAGACTGTTGCCCTAGGCTGCGTCCTTTATCTGATGCTTGTGCCTAACGTCTGAACTACAAAAGATAATCTCATTTTTGACTTTGCAATTCTCAATTCAGGACAAGTGAAAAAAATATCTCATCTGAGGATTCAGTAATGGAGGGGAGCAGCGCTACTTCGCCATTAGGAGAGCCCATAGTTGCAACGGCCACAACATATGCACCGGCACTATCAGGTGAGAAATCCGTCTAAGAAAGTAAATAATCTGTTGAGATACCTAACATTTTGTTAATCCCTTGTGTGATGTTGTTTCCTACAAAATTGTTTGCAGCCATGGAATCGGTCAATAGTGCTCAAAATCAAGATTTCAGCAATGGGAGCTCGTTTGCAGAGATTACTTCCCCAATGCTTGTCATTACTGATTCTAGTACACTGAAAAAGAAACAATCGTGCTTTCAAGAGGTACACACACTTCTGGATTTTATGTAATGTAAACTTTTCACTTCTGTCCATGTTCCATGATTTTGTTAATGTTGCATAGGAAAATATACACCCTTATCATGTATCATGTCCATGCCACACCATAGGTGCGGAACAGGCCGTAGGCGCTAATGTGAACAACCGAGAGATTTTATGGTTGAAACTACAAGGTCCTATAAATGTTCACAACCTGTGTTTAGTACTATTGGTCATGTTGTGTTGTAGTACTAGTTACTACAAAGCATAATGTAATGCATGCCATCATTCTTTGTTTTGTACTGTTGAATTAGAATAATAATCTGCATCTGCAGGACAGTCATAAAACTGCCTTTTTGTTCGTTGCCATTTTTTCGCATTGCTATTTCTGCTCTTACGCGGTCCTTGAAACTTGTAATCTGCTTGAGGCTATGTTAAAACTTCATCAAGTGTGAACATATGACACTTGCACGGACCTGTGCTAACTGAACTGTATTTGTTAGGTTTGATCTGTCCCAGCACAAGAAGCTTGATGAGCAAGAAGCACTAGAATGGGAGGCAAAAGGCTGTAGCTTTTCTGTTCTGTAACATCATTCTAGACAAGTTGATGCAGTTTCTAATGGCACTGCTTGTTGAGCTGTGATTTATTTTCGTCGTTCATAGTCAGTCTTGCCCATGATGTACCACAAATGATCCTCTAATGCGATGTAACACTGGATATATATGTATGTCTCTTCTGATGGTTCATGATTGTGATCATGCTGTTTGAAATATATGTTTGCTTGAAGTTGATGAATTAATTTTCATGTACTGAAAGATATTTCGGATGATGCTCATATACTTTTTAGTGACGAACATGTTCGGATTTCTTGTATGATTCGTGATGTAACACAAGTTACTGACGAAATTAGATACACAGAAGCTTCACGCAGTACATATGTGCAGATTTTTTATAAATCTAAGACGAGAAGGTATCTGTACAGATCTGAAAAGTAGTCTTATTAATGAAGAGTTGTATGGTATATGAGAGCTTTGAGGTGGTTACTGCAAAAGTTATCTTTTATATGTAACTAGTTGTAGGGGGGTTTCTTGAAATGTACATTGAGAACCCTCCACCTCAATCTGTACCAATGATGCTGCATCTAACGGCTCaggtttgtttttctatttttgcacCCTAGGCTCATTTTCTATACTAGTTGCTCCCGATGCATCGTGACTCGTTGACGTCAGTCGGTGGTCTAGTAGAGTGATGACAGGATGCGTGGATTGGTGGGTGTCATAGGTCGAAGTCTAACTGacgtcttatatttgtttataGAGGAAGTATTTTGGAAAATTCGATTCTGAACCCAGGCTCAGCTGCTCCTGAAATCTCAttcattttttttgaacatcagtacagacacaagcgcttatATACACGCGCACACACTCATctttatgaatgcacacacgcacatcctacccctatgagcacctccgaaagactgagccggcatatcatcttgagatttacgaagtcgtcATAAGCGCATCGTcgttgacgggaacgtctcctcccactgaatgcgcatcgccggaaatcctgaaataaatccaggaattaatgcgagcaccaggatttgaaccctgatgggctagggataccacagtctctctaaccatacaaccacaggttggttcgcgaaATCTCATCCATCTGCTCACGTGTGGATGCACGCCTTGTCTTGTATTCTCATCTGTATTCCTCTCGTATCAAATATAAACAATGTGTGGACCTTGGGCGCATTCATTGCGAGGGGGCGTCACCTCACAGCCGGAACAGGCTTCGGGCGCACGGCCCAGTGATTTTTTTGTGCCAGCCTGAGCCGTCCGCCTTACACAGCCTCCATTCGGTTTTTCCAAAAACGCATTTACTCAGCCAGCAGCAAAATTTGAATCCCACGGCAGTCAACCCACACATGCGACACTGCAAGCTGACTAGTACACCAGATGTGCCACCTGCCATCATCAATGCATGTACAATATGCTCAATCTACATCTCTCCGCTGTCTGATGACATAAAAATACAGAGATGT
Above is a window of Triticum dicoccoides isolate Atlit2015 ecotype Zavitan chromosome 5B, WEW_v2.0, whole genome shotgun sequence DNA encoding:
- the LOC119307926 gene encoding uncharacterized protein LOC119307926 produces the protein MAFHVACPITCRRVCDCELGFGAARANKRAGAWAGVAAALEGFLADPWLLRPAVAGAGDAREPGTVQVEVPPLELPEEGEDEACRAAMQRQAAAAEDFARRLEGAYGSPEAEGDEDDSDREDQGNAAVKVMCRLCFSGENEGSSKAAKMVPCKLCNKKYHKKCVKNWGEHRDLFHWSSWICSSCRSCEVCRRPGDPNKLMFCKRCDGAYHCYCQQPSHKNVTHGPYLCPKHTRCHSCGSGVPGSGHSTRWFLGYTCCDACGRLFVKGNYCPVCLKVYRDSEVIPMVCCDVCEKWVHIECDGISEEKYQQFQADQNLQYTCASCRGECSQIRDAEDAVRELWKRRNIVDHDLMVSLRAAAGLPSLEDVTPCPNSDDERLGALVLKNDGRNTLKFSFKSNSSKPPLDQSEQEKNVPKNSGTNKKHSKKKGNQGNKSVADPNEIFLERRHEVKSMSSHLGDHTVDVNHDRNSFKNNENVFVLSSTRSSEKDLKSTSAKAATNSADMIPKVKIKGSKVPSLHFKDIGEENNAKGDTGKGTKLVIHLGTRHKSKSGSPKSEMSNSHKEQELALMHGGKIDVTSHFKSSKSSKKEKSVMKLVGETGVQQRSSLLGDLGTSKKHATGKRSSALISGMENASESGTRSRSFGHRQSIPSQLTESQGTASVPVNNSPDSLKPSLLKLKFKRPHLEQPSAQVSQPEEPATWASQQEDLNVAKGQRSKRKRPSTDKMDGSEGSTPSKRHGQSTGDEAMDATWILRKLGNDAIGKRIEIQLASDGKWHQGVVSNVISGMLCVQLDNGSSENLELGKQAVRLIAQRSKGGKR